One Ostrea edulis chromosome 2, xbOstEdul1.1, whole genome shotgun sequence genomic region harbors:
- the LOC130051520 gene encoding uncharacterized protein LOC130051520, with amino-acid sequence MNFRIILIFTLGCLFSCLLIASCEESLSQISVNGREKRDTRRQREDSNESDDKDDDDDTRKEYKRRYTIQKLLKVLKKSLSRRQLKKVVRKLRTLKRSKKRITMSVIRDTIKEVVAKKGKKTDVKVKSTAPKLTKPPPTPKPQPEKKTEKKNPIVPDSQLVSVQKTPKAPQVIVTPKQPEPPKPVITTKTPQIVETPKQPEPPKLVKPVVYHPPVQKIEKAPPKQFIAPYIPPPKSEPPVTKVKINQPRHQITTQKKGNLQTIPMLDGGNVPLDTRITPELKLNIHSIPATRRQEALFNRLLVLRQRVNNLKKSRNGNFRKLRERKRISKPEIVAVSLSGPGSSTSVASKPTHAVVSAAASPATDTKPFKLSSPNHNQNKHYLTPDKTKNVLRTQNHETAPTTAKSSNLSSPPRLTKPTSAEKTKDDFKRVRKIIWVIHSLLSRSKGRKYKVSVKAMKLLRKMARKYKNVMLKKKPALKKPHVETKVHYSVATVVHTGPVDQVGTKSLQSNIPLSNTAEMANPHMMENDIIKQKIKKKSNRHRFSPSILENTKDTYISDSPQAKSHSKAIPKSSSIQDTGSTKKSEQTVVEKTESVPVLPIPVTLNLKTKIEIPSELNKDIPKPKDVEISNINKEILKTEKNSDSIKSHSAVSTGVKIHDIEFKQKLESNKEKDSPPNKIESVINDAPDHLHATFLPPAIEDPSLKQTKPDVKIEKISETNNEQNVEESQISQSHPPDNTVNIIKSVQTDIQSTDTTKFSSLPNFEDPTTNDRKVHVTEERHMQLPADKTNPISRTATSTITETSLTPEKPDKTFSVFNIPSKFEAVEQFKKNNFVDANLDQSPYKALPSDNTPVDTSAKPRSDPISKPNITPLFQQETKNTFFKNVDLNKGIVDTTAIESNSVQIVKHNQAKSNTEKTVHVTPPVLDAKSMQNKLEGIAVIIPDDVTVQKPQQYTKVNTNNLNAKTTNIVDIESSFNNKNINKIVQKDEPTLKLPLFTTPLQNKLEGIAVIIPNDITGQKPQDTKVNTDNLNAETTNIVDIESSFNNKNINKIVKKDEPTLKLPPLTLHIPNQPTVPKTQAIRSLSVNRPITAKVQPIDSHTINQPIITKVQSTGLHSVNQPFTARVQPTRSHSVTQQSNVSKQKVNVPRKSIPRFQISRTNVAAHTNRVGNQRATQRNEKPKVDLTRLGRAGLDKAAILKHLLEIKTMREQLVKRMRDQLAATGRVSERRLSDLLPKSIPSFLNTRIPSKPKQSASISQNTLVFGVDKAKPSLSNPQGTTRAHRRKRSLLSAHHIPGSIIPHSKNEIFVDMPLRSLSYDKQKNNRVDLYGGLGSISRTPPHVGHGRNDLTNTGSLSMGFVHPNLIQHRGMTKLERFFRKPVNFEPEPQIPNIANVMNQIFAPGPLYQRPQLFAGNSLSASVSNNPHHKPFHLNASVRKSSHAAKNTLSGFPKRRNFVETAPVKLRNSNRHGVRISVNKDASPGSHAHQQHLQRIKNEKTIATTYMDNSLSLGPPKPKRPIYRTVRRIVILPLPTPKPSASTVYGTKQNKDIVHKSSQMHFKESNNLKQRPQAGYLTKAQPETKSFEDTNKIEYKTVTLDSKNDAVRSEYAGNNLSKSPTKIHQNSKIEYPKHQLPQNKLSSVPTQKHQPDRVEQLKSKDMKIKSSPNSTYHKYSGTRDSESRYSGNSLSLSPPRHNHMKDTTPFVNFAFSLNSPASMFMNTAEARTTKVQSRDYSGSISVAPNSIARAKAKNDKAGPGLSATPFVKKSSNAGIVFEEIDPLSLTNFIMAASKDVNNGGSDIRISTAPVKLTDSSIKKGLLLEIPEKNDFIGKKTQKKKKNVVNMQSLKQKKNTSNNESKKDMPHRYISVRPLSDLKMTKDNTNISPPHSRHSPSEHSHRRNPFSFSLSGISPKSHTHSPKTTVPHSVKPTIKPTLVVPMPQQENSKSSAQRTSVRLAQMQQNVLNKKQTGKTSLSKYQIVENSLSKHQSMKDFLTKHTMHQPKDNSRIQYKTLENSFTRPPLKPQMEKKFTKYPSRDYVPQTSSISIPPMQNAKTYTVAKQSFDVRDNSTTKYSTTTHTDHSTIAHLQATTPSSRIMAYKPTTPNWRRRNSHHHTSGKVGHYEKQSTIEIQGSRNANNHNQIPVLPNQIHGSSLSNRKFSPYTIENFNQLPKQTVSHPASRTMSNKMENTINKSKPRDMHISLHNMDNTISHTKQWATKDLSTSKAQNTKGIYHNPNQIMKPTKMHGYAIHMPKSSTAKHTQSITRPPTHSNSQSGHKSTQSLTSYNNQSPYFIIENGGKTERQSRWMTPSPKHSNNQGMIKMNHQEPKSHNMVYSIYNKPNSQIRKTQQQVHSHTTLNNIQQQTKQQEHPIHYSARHNEVNTAYQPTKANANIRYQKHSQSHTSMIIGQQKSQNTQVKSVQKQPFPVVTQRPSTIKYYPQTTLGVTPIPITPQTPATTKVPVFSSGTERYAINSHLLSLLRQLPVGDLPDHKKRRLERILGVKNGQLEDNIPEPTSEVSALYKANHLEVSP; translated from the exons ATGAACTTTCGGATTATCTTAATCTTTACTTTAGGATGTCTGTTTTCAT GTTTGTTAATAGCGTCATGTGAAGAAAGCTTGTCGCAGATCTCCGTGAACGGACGAGAGAAAAGGGATACCCGCAGGCAACGAGAGGACAGCAATGAAAGCGACGATAAGGACGACGACGATGATACAAGGAAAGAATATAAGCGTCGATATACCATCCAAAAACTGCTTAAAGTATTAAAAAAGTCTTTGTCCAGACGGCAGCTTAAAAAAGTAGTCAGGAAACTGCGAACTCTTAAACGTTCAAAGAAACGTATAACAATGTCCGTTATCCGTGACACGATCAAAGAGGTGGTTGCTAAGAAGGGCAAAAAAACTGATGTTAAAGTCAAATCGACTGCCCCTAAACTAACGAAACCTCCGCCAACTCCGAAACCGCAACCCGAGAAAAAAACGGAGAAAAAGAATCCCATTGTACCTGACAGTCAGTTAGTGTCAGTTCAGAAAACACCAAAGGCACCTCAAGTCATCGTTACACCAAAGCAACCGGAACCCCCCAAACCAGTTATAACAACGAAGACACCTCAAATCGTGGAAACACCAAAGCAACCGGAACCTCCGAAACTAGTTAAACCCGTGGTTTATCATCCACCTGTTCAAAAAATCGAAAAAGCTCCTCCAAAACAATTCATCGCACCTTACATACCTCCTCCAAAATCAGAACCACCGGTCACGAAAGTGAAGATAAATCAGCCAAGACATCAAATTACAACTCAGAAGAAAGGCAATTTACAAACCATACCGATGTTAGATGGTGGAAATGTACCACTGGACACACGTATTACTCCAGAACTGAAATTGAACATACACAGTATCCCAGCCACAAGAAGACAAGAAGCACTATTCAATAGATTGTTAGTCCTTCGACAGCGTGTGAACAACCTCAAGAAAAGCAGAAATGGTAACTTCAGGAAGCTTCGAGAAAGGAAAAGAATCTCCAAACCAGAAATTGTAGCAGTCTCTTTATCAGGACCAGGGTCGTCGACTTCTGTTGCAAGTAAACCAACACACGCTGTCGTTAGTGCTGCTGCGAGTCCCGCTACCGACACAAAACCATTCAAGCTTTCTTCACCTAACCACAATCAAAATAAACACTACCTTACGCCAGATAAAACGAAAAATGTTCTTCGTACACAAAATCATGAGACAGCACCAACTACCGCTAAAAGTTCCAATCTGTCTTCTCCTCCGCGTTTGACGAAACCAACATCCGCCGAAAAGACAAAAGACGACTTTAAACGTGTGAGAAAGATCATATGGGTGATTCATAGCCTCCTTTCTCGGTCTAAAGGTAGAAAATATAAAGTGTCGGTAAAAGCGATGAAGCTTCTCAGGAAAATGGCCAGGAAATACAAGAATGTCATGCTAAAAAAGAAACCAGCTTTAAAGAAACCACACGTGGAAACTAAAGTACATTACTCGGTAGCAACCGTGGTACACACTGGACCAGTGGACCAAGTGGGAACCAAATCTCTTCAGAGTAACATCCCCCTGTCAAATACAGCGGAAATGGCAAACCCCCATATGATGGAAAATGATATTATTAAGCAGAAAATCAAGAAGAAATCAAATAGACATCGATTTTCTCCATCCATATTAGAGAATACTAAAG atacatatatttctgattCCCCTCAGGCGAAAAGTCATTCTAAAGCTATTCCAAAGTCGTCCTCTATTCAGGACACAGGTAGCACTAAGAAATCTGAGCAAACAGTTGTGGAAAAGACTGAATCGGTCCCAGTTTTACCCATTCCTGTAACTCTTAATCTAAAAACTAAAATAGAAATTCCATCAGAACTCAATAAAGATATCCCCAAACCAAAAGACGTGGAAATTTCTAATATCAATAAAGAAATCCTTAAAACAGAGAAAAACAGCGATTCTATTAAATCTCATTCTGCAGTATCTACCGGAGTAAAAATTCATGACATAGAATTTAAGCAAAAGTTGGAGTCCAATAAAGAAAAGGACTCACCACCAAATAAAATTGAGAGCGTCATCAATGACGCTCCCGATCATCTTCATGCAACTTTCTTACCCCCCGCCATTGAGGATCCCTCTctgaaacaaacaaaaccagACGTGAAAATTGAGAAAATATCTGAGACAAACAACGAACAAAACGTTGAAGAAAGCCAAATTAGTCAAAGTCACCCACCAGACAATACCGTAAATATTATTAAGTCGGTTCAAACTGACATTCAATCAACAGATACCACAAAATTTTCCTCTTTGCCCAATTTCGAAGACCCTACGACTAATGACCGCAAAGTTCATGTCACAGAAGAAAGACATATGCAATTACCTGCAGACAAAACAAACCCAATTTCGCGAACTGCAACTTCCACTATAACAGAAACAAGTTTGACCCCTGAAAAGCCCGACAAAACATTTTCAGTGTTCAATATTCCTAGTAAATTCGAAGCTGTTGAGCAATTTAAGAAAAATAACTTTGTTGATGCCAATTTAGATCAGTCTCCATACAAAGCATTGCCGTCAGATAACACCCCAGTTGATACGTCTGCTAAACCACGATCAGATCCCATTTCCAAACCGAACATTACTCCACTTTTCCAACAAGAAACTAAAAATACTTTCTTTAAAAACGTCGATTTGAACAAAGGTATAGTCGATACTACAGCGATTGAAAGTAATTCAGTTCAAATTGTAAAACACAATCAGGCAAAATCTAACACTGAGAAAACTGTTCATGTTACTCCCCCCGTTTTGGATGCTAAATCTATGCAAAATAAACTCGAAGGCATTGCTGTTATCATTCCAGATGATGTTACTGTGCAAAAACCACAACAATATACGAAAGTTAACACAAACAACTTAAATGCTAAAACAACCAACATTGTAGACATAGAAAGTTCATTTAATAACAAAAACATCAATAAGATTGTGCAAAAAGACGAGCCCACTTTGAAACTACCTCTGTTTACTACACCTTTGCAAAATAAACTCGAAGGTATTGCTGTTATCATTCCAAATGATATCACTGGGCAAAAACCACAAGATACGAAAGTTAACACAGACAACTTAAATGCTGAAACAACCAACATTGTAGACATAGAAAGTTCATTTAATAACAAAAACATCAATAAGATTGTGAAAAAAGACGAGCCCACTTTGAAACTACCTCCACTTACTTTACACATACCGAATCAGCCAACTGTTCCTAAGACACAAGCCATACGTTCGCTTTCAGTAAATCGACCAATCACAGCTAAAGTACAGCCAATAGATTCGCACACAATAAATCAACCAATCATCACTAAGGTACAATCCACAGGTTTGCATTCTGTAAATCAGCCATTCACTGCTAGGGTACAGCCCACACGTTCCCACTCTGTAACTCAACAGTCCAACGTAAGCAAACAGAAAGTAAATGTACCACGCAAATCGATACCAAGATTTCAGATATCAAGAACTAATGTTGCAGCACACACAAACAGGGTGGGAAATCAGAGAGCTACTCAAAGAAATGAGAAACCAAAAGTAGATTTGACTAGATTAGGGAGGGCGGGATTAGATAAGGCTGCCATTTTGAAGCATcttttagaaataaaaacaatgagaGAACAGCTTGTAAAAAGAATGAGAGACCAACTTGCAGCAACAGGGAGAGTGAGTGAAAGGAGACTTTCTGATCTACTTCCTAAATCTATACCCTCATTTCTTAATACAAGAATTCCTTCTAAACCCAAACAATCTGCCTCGATATCACAAAACACCCTAGTCTTCGGGGTCGACAAAGCTAAGCCATCACTCTCCAACCCACAAGGAACTACTAGGGCGCATCGTCGAAAACGGAGTCTTTTAAGTGCTCACCACATACCCGGTAGCATAATTCCAcattcaaaaaatgaaatatttgtagatATGCCGTTACGATCTCTGTCGTATGATAAACAGAAAAATAACCGAGTGGATTTATACGGTGGATTAGGGTCAATTTCCCGAACACCACCACATGTTGGACATGGCAGAAACGACCTTACTAATACAGGCTCTTTGTCTATGGGATTCGTTCATCCCAACTTAATTCAGCATCGAGGTATGACAAAACTTGAGAGATTCTTCCGTAAACCCGTAAATTTCGAACCTGAACCACAAATACCAAACATTGCCAATGTAATGAATCAAATCTTTGCCCCAGGACCACTTTATCAGCGTCCACAACTGTTTGCCGGAAATTCACTTAGTGCTTCAGTCTCAAATAACCCCCATCATAAACCTTTTCACCTGAATGCATCAGTACGAAAATCATCTCATGCTGCAAAGAATACATTATCTGGTTTTCCTAAAAGACGAAATTTTGTTGAAACTGCACCCGTCAAATTAAGGAATTCTAATAGACATGGAGTTCGAATTTCGGTTAACAAGGATGCATCACCAGGATCACATGCGCACCAGCAACATCTGCAAAGAATCAAAAATGAGAAGACCATAGCTACAACATATATGGACAACTCCTTGTCATTAG GGCCACCTAAACCTAAAAGACCAATTTATCGAACAGTTCGACGCATCGTTATTTTACCCTTACCTACCCCAAAACCATCTGCATCAACGGTTTATGGcaccaaacaaaacaaagatattGTGCATAAGTCTAGTCAGATGCACTTTAAGGaatcaaacaatttaaaacaacgcCCACAGGCAGGCTATTTAACTAAGGCCCAGCCAGAGACAAAGTCCTTTGAAGATACCAACAAAATCGAATACAAGACCGTAACGTTAGACTCAAAGAATGATGCAGTCAGATCAGAATACGCTGGAAATAACCTGTCAAAGTCTCCGACAAAAATCCACCAAAATAGTAAGATTGAATATCCAAAACATCAGCTCCCACAGAATAAATTGTCATCGGTTCCTACTCAGAAACATCAACCAGATAGGGTCGAACAACTAAAATCCAAAGACATGAAAATCAAATCGTCGCCAAATTCAACTTATCATAAGTACAGTGGTACACGCGATTCAGAATCACGTTACTCAGGCAACAGTCTGTCCTTGTCTCCGCCTCGTCACAATCACATGAAAGATACAAccccttttgtcaattttgccTTTTCTCTCAACAGTCCAGCATCAATGTTCATGAACACTGCTGAAGCTAGAACAACAAAAGTTCAATCTCGAGACTATTCTGGTTCAATTTCCGTAGCTCCAAACAGCATAGCTAGAGCTAAGGCTAAAAACGACAAAGCAGGACCTGGTCTGAGTGCTACTCCGTTTGTTAAAAAAAGTTCGAATGCTGGTATTGTTTTCGAGGAAATAGATCCATTGTCTTTAACCAATTTCATCATGGCAGCAAGTAAagatgtaaacaatggaggtaGTGACATCAGGATATCAACGGCTCCTGTAAAATTAACTGACAGCTCTATCAAGAAAGGCCTTCTTCTGGAAATTCCAGAAAAGAATGATTTCATCGGAAAGAAGACtcagaagaaaaagaaaaatgtagtGAATATGCAAAGTTTGAAACAAAAAAAGAACACTTCGAATAATGAATCAAAAAAGGACATGCCTCATCGCTATATCTCCGTCAGACCTTTATCAgatttaaaaatgacaaaagaCAACACAAATATATCCCCTCCGCATTCCAGACATTCGCCTTCCGAACACAGTCACAGAAGAAACCCATTTTCGTTTTCATTGTCTGGGATTTCACCAAAGAGCCATACACACTCTCCGAAAACAACCGTTCCTCACTCTGTAAAACCCACGATCAAACCTACTCTTGTAGTTCCAATGCCACAGCAAGAAAACAGCAAATCGTCCGCCCAACGTACATCAGTTCGTCTTGCGCAAATGCAACAAAATGTTCTTAACAAGAAGCAAACAGGCAAAACATCACTTTCAAAATACCAGATTGTGGAAAATTCTCTCTCTAAACATCAATCAATGAAAGATTTTCTTACCAAACATACTATGCATCAACCCAAAGACAATTCACGTATTCAATACAAAACTCTAGAAAATTCATTTACTAGACCTCCATTAAAACCTCAGATGGAAAAGAAATTTACAAAGTATCCTTCAAGAGATTATGTTCCACAGACTTCTTCTATCTCAATACCACCAATGCAGAACGCAAAGACTTACACCGTTGCGAAACAGAGCTTTGATGTCCGTGACAATTCTACGACCAAATACAGTACCACTACTCACACTGACCACTCTACTATTGCTCATCTTCAAGCCACCACACCAAGTAGCAGAATCATGGCATATAAACCGACAACACCAAACTGGCGACGAAGAAACTCTCATCATCACACGTCTGGGAAAGTAGGACATTATGAAAAGCAGTCTACAATTGAAATACAAGGAAGCAGAAATGCTAACAATCACAATCAGATTCCAGTACTGCCAAATCAAATCCATGGttcaagtttgtcaaacagAAAGTTTTCTCCGTACACTATCGAAAATTTCAATCAACTCCCCAAACAAACTGTATCACACCCAGCATCACGGACAATGTCAAACAAAATGGAGAACACAATCAATAAATCTAAACCAAGAGACATGCACATATCATTACATAATATGGATAATACAATTAGTCATACAAAGCAATGGGCGACTAAAGACTTATCGACATCAAAAGCACAGAACACTAAGGGCATTTATCACAATCCAAATCAAATCATGAAGCCAACAAAAATGCATGGATATGCTATTCACATGCCAAAAAGTTCAACGGCGAAACATACACAGAGTATAACACGGCCTCCCACACATTCAAATAGTCAATCAGGACACAAGTCCACTCAAAGTCTAACAAGCTACAACAATCAAAGTCCATATTTCATCATTGAAAACGGTGGAAAAACTGAAAGGCAATCAAGATGGATGACACCAAGTCCAAAACACAGCAACAATCagggtatgataaaaatgaaCCATCAGGAACCTAAAAGTCACAACATGGTCTATTCAATCTACAATAAGCCAAACTCGCAAATACGAAAGACTCAACAACAAGTTCATAGTCATACCACCCTCAATAATATTCAACAGCAAACAAAGCAGCAAGAACATCCTATCCATTACAGTGCACGACACAATGAAGTGAATACTGCCTACCAGCCGACCAAAGCTAATGCTAATATACGTTACCAAAAACATTCTCAAAGCCATACCTCAATGATAATCGGTCAACAGAAAAGTCAAAACACACAAGTTAAATCAGTCCAAAAGCAACCTTTTCCTGTTGTGACACAACGCCCATCAACTATAAAATATTATCCGCAGACGACATTGGGCGTAACTCCGATACCAATCACTCCGCAAACTCCCGCCACGACGAAGGTCCCCGTTTTCTCCTCTGGTACTGAGCGTTATGCCATCAATTCACACCTGTTGTCGCTGTTAAGACAGCTCCCTGTAGGAGACTTACCAGATCATAAGAAAAGGCGATTAGAACGAATCTTAGGAGTGAAAAATGGACAGCTTGAGGACAACATACCCGAACCTACATCAGAGGTTTCAGCTCTATATAAAGCCAATCATTTAGAAGTCAGTCCATAA